The Populus alba chromosome 6, ASM523922v2, whole genome shotgun sequence genome contains a region encoding:
- the LOC118052884 gene encoding uncharacterized protein, with product MTTSKRLSERKVAKFQKNITKRGSVPETSTKKGYDYPVGPILLGFFVFVVIGSSLFQIIRTASSGGMA from the exons ATG ACAACTTCGAAGCGCCTTTCCGAGAGGAAAGTGGCAAAGTTTCAGAAGAATATCACTAAGAGAGGATCTGTTCCTGAAACTTCGACAAAGAAAGGATATGACTACCCAGTTGGGCCAATACTACTTGGATTCTTTGTCTTTGTGGTAATTGGATCAT CTCTTTTCCAGATAATTAGGACAGCATCTAGTGGTGGGATGGCCTAA
- the LOC118052885 gene encoding uncharacterized protein has product MASRYNSYDSRSSTTSFFSDPSSSAELSYKHSTSRAIVKSKPADLSTIKVKNNGNDHNLSKMVKKFMEKKSVSSASSKGSSSKAVGLVIPSDLIAEDLKKTARKGTGFMGLQKKLFGKENKKEKKEVKALTEAKVNSNTRTLAMVLKSERELLSATKEQKLEIDKLKLMLEDKNREVEKLKDLCLKQREEIRSLKSSILFPDAMNSQLQELLKQRGSELKQAKQLIPTLQRQVTSLTGQLQCLAEDLAEVKADKYARAHIQYHGSSPGTPTYDHEETANSLEFSSCDGATPGSPDDTFLKDFNPCLTPYCAKKKSKEFEAMGYESSLDGSLSGSNTQMGNELSFSSRVRKLSKSSDCYQNSNTGSTMTRATRRSDESKGAYTKQMQQQRHF; this is encoded by the exons ATGGCTTCTCGCTACAATTCCTACGATTCAAGGTCCTCAACCACCTCATTCTTCTCAGACCCATCTTCATCCGCTGAGCTAAGCTACAAACACTCAACTTCACGCGCAATTGTCAAGTCCAAACCAGCAGATTTGTCAACAATCAAGGTAAAAAACAATGGAAATGATCACAATTTAAGCAAAATGGTGAAGAAATTCATGGAGAAGAAATCAGTATCTTCTGCGTCGAGTAAAGGGTCATCGAGTAAGGCTGTGGGGTTGGTGATTCCATCGGATCTAATCGCTGAGGACTTGAAAAAGACTGCGAGGAAAGGAACTGGTTTTATGGGGTTGCAGAAGAAGttatttggaaaagaaaataagaaggaGAAAAAGGAAGTGAAGGCGTTGACAGAGGCGAAAGTGAATAGTAATACAAGGACTTTAGCTATGGTTTTGAAGAGTGAGAGAGAGCTTTTGAGTGCTACTAAAGAACAAAAATTGGAGATTGATAAGCTTAAGTTGATGCTTGAAGACAAGAACAGAGAA GTTGAGAAGTTGAAAGATTTGTGCTTGAAGCAAAGAGAAGAGATTAGGTCATTAAAAAGTTCAATACTTTTTCCTGACGCAATGAATTCTCAGCTTCAAGAGTTATTGAAGCAGCGAGGATCAGAATTGAAGCAAGCCAAACAACTCATTCCAACTCTTCAGAGGCAGGTCACTTCCCTTACAGGACAATTGCAATGCCTTGCAGAGGATCTTGCCGAG GTGAAGGCAGATAAATATGCAAGGGCACATATCCAATATCATGGCAGCTCACCAGGGACACCAACGTATGATCATGAAGAAACTGCAAATTCCTTA GAGTTTAGCTCTTGCGATGGTGCAACCCCGGGGAGTCCAGATGACACGTTTCTTAAGGATTTTAATCCATGTTTAACGCCCTATTGTGCCAAGAAAAAGTCCAAG GAATTCGAGGCAATGGGCTACGAGTCTTCGCTTGATGGGAGCTTATCCGGGAGCAACACACAAATGGGCAATGAACTTAGCTTCAGCTCTCGTGTCAGGAAGTTATCCAAAAGTTCAGACTGTTACCAGAATTCCAACACAGGAAGCACAATGACCCGAGCAACTCGCAGGTCAGACGAAAGCAAAGGAGCATACACAAAGCAAATGCAGCAGCAAAGACATTTCTAG